AACCGATCCCGGAGCTGACGCTGGCAGGCGCTACGCTGGCCGAGCTGGGTTTTATCCCCGGAGCACCCTTCCAGCTTACGCTGCGGCCCGATGGGCTGTGGATCACCCCCGTCACCGATGAGGCCACCTGGGAAGCACTCTGTGAGGCCAGCCAACACCGCCCGGATCTGGGTGCGGACTGGGTACGGGAGAACGGTGAACTGATCATCGGTGGGGATTGGTTGAGTGAGTCCGGGATCACCGATGCTGAGCAACTGGAGATCATCGCCGCACCCGGTGTGATCCGGGTGCAGCGGCGGGAGGATGAGGTTTTGGGGGCATAAAAGCAAAGATCCCGAGTCTGTCCCTAAATTTGTAGTAGCTCTTACTTGAACTGACCTCTCTTGTTGTATATAAAAAATACCAGAGAGGTGAAAAATGAATCAGACAGCAAAAATCATTAAACCTAAACTCGGTTTGTGAGAACTGGCACGACAACTGGGTAATGTTCGGGAAGCCTGTAAAATTATGGGCTACAGCAGAGACCGCTACTATCGTTTCAAAACGCTTTACGAACAAGGTGGCGAGTTGGCGCTACAGGAAATCAGTCGTAAAAAACCTATCGAAAAAAATCGTGTTGAAGCTCATATCGAACAAGCCGTCGTAAATATGGCCTATGAATTCCCCGCTTATGGCTAGCACCGTGTCGCCAAGGAATACTGATTTCAGGCAGCGGGGTTCGTTCTGTTTGGTGACGATATGATTTGGAATGCTTTAAAAAGCGGCTCACTGCGTTGGAAACCAAGATGGCTCAGGAGGGCGGTGTTCTCACCGAGGCTCAGTTGCAGGCACTGGAGCAAGCTAAATCCCAACGAGAAGCTCACGGTGAAATAGAGACACAGTACCCAGGCTATCTGGGTGCACAAGACACCTATTATGTCGGCAATATCAAAGGGATTGGCAGAATTTATCAGCAAACCTTTATTGATACTTATAGCCGTGTTGCTGTTGCCAAAGTCTATACCGAGAAGAATGCATTGATTGCCGCAGAAATGCTCAATGAGCAAGTGTTGCCGTTCTTTGATGAGCAAGGGATAGCGTTGTTACGGATATTGACTGATCGCGGGACGGCGTTCTGTGGCAAAAAAGAGAGTCATGCGTTTGAATTATATTTGAATATTGAAGATATCGAGCATACACGACCCCAGGCTTACAGCCCGCAGACAAACGGCATCTGTGAAGGGTTTCACAAGACAATGAAAACGGAATGCTACGATGTCATGTATCGCCGTAAGATTTACCGTAAATCTGATGAAATCCAGCGAGAACTCAGCCAATGGCTCTATTTTTACAACCGTGAGCGCCCCATTCATGACGATACTGTTATGGAAAAACGCCTTGGCAGACTTGGGAAAGCAGCAAGGGTTTGGCGAAAGAAAAGCAACTTGAGAGTTTATTTATCGCATCGGACAGTCAGACTCAACTGACAAATTTGGGTCTGAAAAATGAGTGAATGTCAGATTAAGTTTGAGCTACTACAGAATGAAAAAGCGCCAGTTAAACTGGCGCTTTTTCATTAGGAAATCGCATAGATAGCTTCGCGACAGGCACCTTAACCGTGGCCGAGTAGAGTAGGCCTCTGGTTGAAAGTCATCTACCTGCAAGTAATCGAGCAGCTTTTATGTCATTCAAAACGGAATATCGTCATCAAAGTCTATTGGCGGTTCATTGCTGCTGGCCACGGGGGCATTGTTCTGTGCTGGGCGCTCCTGCTGGCCACCGCTGAACGCGTTGCCACTCTGCGGTTGCTGGGGCTGACCCCAACCACCCTGACCACCGCCTGCTGGAGCGCCGCCGCCCTGGCGACCGCCCAGCATCTGCATGGTGCCACCAATATTAACCACCACTTCGGTGGTGTATTTTTCTACGCCGGCCTGATCGGTCCATTTGCGCGTCTGAAGGGAGCCTTCGATATACACCTGCGAACCTTTGCGCAGATATTCGCCCGCCACTTCGGCCACCTTGCCGAACAACACCACACGGTGCCACTCGGTTTTTTCTTTCTGTTCGCCAGTTGTCTTGTCACGCCAGCTTTCGGAGGTCGCCAAGGTAATGTTGGCCACTGCCCCCCCATTCGGCATGTAACGAACTTCTGGATCCTGGCCCAGATTCCCGACCAGAATTACTTTATTTATGCCTCTGCTGGCCATGAGCACTCTCCCGATGATTGATTCTTATACAGCATAAGCGAATAAGTCTAACACGATGAGTCTAAAACCACACTCGTGTAGGTTATGCGTTTTGCGTTTTGCATTCCGCAATTGTCTTTCCAACCGGCCTAGTTACATTCGTATACTGGATATTAACTCAGTTTTTTGTGTCATAATTATGCGTTGCGTACTGGGGCTGTGCTGGTTTTTGCGCGTTTGATCACTAAACCGCTGACAAAAATCGCTGGCAGGTGCGGTGTATCATCAAGACGGGAAGTGTATATGGATAATATCGAAATTCGTGGTGCTCGAACGCATAATCTCAAAAACATCAACCTGATTATCCCGCGTGACAAGTTGATCGTCGTCACCGGTTTATCTGGTTCCGGCAAGTCCTCGCTGGCTTTTGATACGCTGTATGCCGAAGGGCAGCGCCGCTACGTTGAGTCGCTTTCCGCCTATGCACGCCAGTTCCTTTCGCTCATGGAAAAACCGGACGTCGACCACATTGAAGGTTTATCACCAGCGATCTCCATTGAGCAGAAATCCACCTCGCACAACCCAAGATCTACCGTCGGCACCATTACCGAGATCCATGACTACTTGCGCCTCCTGTTCGCCCGCGTTGGTGAACCACGCTGCCCGGAACACCACACGCCACTGGCGGCGCAATCCGTCAGCCAAATGGTCGATAACGTGCTCAACCAACCGGAAGGCACACGCCTGATGCTGTTGGCCCCGGTGGTAAAAGACCGCAAGGGCGAGCACACCAAAACGCTGGAAACCCT
The sequence above is drawn from the Serratia symbiotica genome and encodes:
- the ssb1 gene encoding single-stranded DNA-binding protein SSB1, which encodes MASRGINKVILVGNLGQDPEVRYMPNGGAVANITLATSESWRDKTTGEQKEKTEWHRVVLFGKVAEVAGEYLRKGSQVYIEGSLQTRKWTDQAGVEKYTTEVVVNIGGTMQMLGGRQGGGAPAGGGQGGWGQPQQPQSGNAFSGGQQERPAQNNAPVASSNEPPIDFDDDIPF